Proteins from a single region of Streptomyces vinaceus:
- a CDS encoding SpoIIE family protein phosphatase, with amino-acid sequence MDRFARLVSRLLRVPMAFVSLFEEDREILPGLFGLPQPWADARALPPHGLWRSGEASGRPLVVADARTDERLRTAPAVAGLGAVAYAGMPLTDGDGVVLGALCAVDREPRAWSDGELSDLEDLARACSAELCLRILSAQSRSVQQVLETARAGADRARSDAQRLEREAQAGLDHAELLLRASEELAQTSGLEDVRRRLRDLFVGAGKPAYVGLLVADKDELHRVPDPDVEHAVEREVLTMPVTAAFPSTRALRERRPVFVPDREALVADYGPEALGVFDRMGFTTLLCLPLWGSRTVLGVLAICWAKKHEVGVTERATLTAASGYIAQAVERALYLDERISVARQLQEAMLTDLPRADPLEISALYEPAAVDDMIGGDWYDAYLLPPASSGEPGALMITVGDITGHDMHAATIMGQVRSMLRQATLDHPPYSPAAALTALDAACSVLPVEAAGTLVHARIAPADDGPGWTLTWSNAGHPPPLLRTPDGRVTVLTEHDILLHHTLGPLPRTEARRGLPPGSTLLLYTDGLVERRGHDMDASTARLVGLLARHGERPPAELLRHISAGLAQAAPEDDVVVLALRVP; translated from the coding sequence ATGGACCGCTTCGCCCGCCTGGTATCTCGGCTGCTGCGCGTGCCCATGGCCTTCGTTTCGCTGTTCGAGGAGGACCGGGAGATCCTGCCCGGTCTGTTCGGTCTGCCCCAGCCCTGGGCCGACGCCCGCGCCCTGCCGCCGCACGGGCTCTGGCGGAGCGGGGAGGCCTCGGGGCGTCCCCTTGTCGTGGCCGACGCACGCACCGACGAGCGGCTCCGTACCGCCCCGGCCGTCGCCGGTCTCGGGGCCGTCGCGTATGCCGGGATGCCGCTGACCGACGGCGACGGGGTCGTCCTGGGCGCCCTGTGCGCCGTCGACCGCGAGCCCCGCGCCTGGAGCGACGGGGAGCTGTCCGATCTGGAGGACCTGGCCAGGGCCTGTTCCGCCGAGCTGTGCCTGCGCATCCTGTCGGCGCAGAGCAGGTCCGTCCAGCAGGTGCTGGAGACCGCGCGGGCCGGCGCCGACCGCGCCCGAAGCGACGCGCAGCGCCTGGAGCGCGAGGCCCAGGCCGGGCTGGACCATGCCGAGCTGCTGCTGAGGGCGTCGGAGGAGCTGGCCCAGACCTCCGGGCTGGAGGACGTCCGCCGAAGGCTGCGGGACCTTTTCGTCGGCGCCGGGAAGCCCGCGTACGTCGGCCTGCTCGTCGCCGACAAGGACGAACTGCACCGGGTGCCCGACCCGGACGTCGAGCACGCGGTGGAGCGCGAGGTCCTCACGATGCCCGTGACCGCGGCGTTCCCGAGCACGCGCGCCCTGCGGGAGCGGCGTCCGGTCTTCGTGCCCGACCGCGAGGCGCTCGTCGCCGACTACGGGCCCGAGGCGCTCGGCGTCTTCGACCGCATGGGCTTCACCACCCTGCTGTGCCTGCCGCTCTGGGGCAGCCGCACCGTGCTGGGCGTCCTCGCGATCTGCTGGGCCAAGAAGCACGAGGTGGGCGTCACCGAGCGGGCCACGCTCACCGCCGCGTCCGGTTACATCGCGCAGGCGGTGGAGCGCGCCCTGTACCTCGACGAGCGGATCTCCGTGGCCAGGCAGCTCCAGGAGGCCATGCTCACCGATCTTCCCCGGGCCGACCCGCTCGAAATCAGCGCCCTGTACGAGCCCGCCGCGGTCGACGACATGATCGGTGGGGACTGGTACGACGCCTACCTCCTGCCGCCGGCGTCGTCGGGCGAGCCCGGGGCACTCATGATCACGGTGGGCGACATCACCGGCCACGACATGCACGCCGCCACGATCATGGGGCAGGTCCGCAGCATGCTGCGGCAGGCCACCCTCGACCACCCCCCGTACAGCCCCGCCGCCGCCCTGACCGCCCTCGACGCCGCGTGCTCGGTCCTGCCCGTCGAGGCCGCCGGCACACTGGTCCACGCGCGCATCGCCCCGGCCGACGACGGTCCCGGCTGGACGCTGACCTGGTCCAACGCCGGCCACCCGCCTCCACTGCTCCGTACGCCCGACGGCCGGGTGACCGTCCTGACCGAGCACGACATCCTGCTCCACCACACGCTGGGGCCGCTCCCGCGCACCGAGGCACGGCGCGGCCTTCCACCGGGCTCCACGCTGCTGCTCTACACCGACGGGCTCGTCGAGCGCCGCGGCCACGACATGGACGCCTCCACCGCACGCCTCGTCGGCTTGCTCGCCCGCCACGGTGAGCGTCCGCCGGCCGAGCTGCTCCGCCACATCAGCGCCGGGCTGGCCCAAGCGGCTCCCGAGGACGATGTCGTCGTGCTGGCCCTGCGCGTTCCCTGA
- a CDS encoding SsgA family sporulation/cell division regulator, which produces MSFTSALITVQLDAVRGRLPLLARFTYDGRDPYAVRATFLDGATPLARWHFDRQMLADGLHRPVGEGDVAFCPHSAAGADELRIALRGPAAQREGEAVLFVEARALKDFLHQTYAVTGAGEEFLDVDKLLDDLLAR; this is translated from the coding sequence ATGTCGTTCACCTCTGCCCTGATCACTGTCCAACTGGACGCGGTGAGGGGCCGTTTGCCGCTCCTCGCGCGGTTCACGTACGACGGCCGGGACCCGTACGCGGTCCGGGCCACGTTCCTGGACGGCGCCACGCCCTTGGCCCGTTGGCACTTCGACCGGCAGATGCTCGCCGACGGACTCCACCGTCCGGTGGGCGAGGGTGACGTCGCGTTCTGCCCCCACAGCGCGGCCGGAGCCGACGAGCTCCGCATCGCCTTGCGGGGCCCCGCCGCGCAGCGGGAAGGGGAGGCCGTCCTCTTCGTGGAGGCCCGGGCGCTCAAGGACTTCCTGCACCAGACGTACGCCGTCACCGGCGCGGGGGAGGAGTTCCTCGACGTCGACAAGCTCCTCGACGATTTGCTGGCCCGCTGA
- a CDS encoding CsbD family protein: protein MSKDEKGKAKTEQAEGKLKETAGRLVGNERLTAEGRGEAAKGDARQAKEKMKDMFKR, encoded by the coding sequence GTGTCGAAGGACGAGAAGGGCAAGGCCAAGACCGAGCAGGCCGAGGGCAAGCTCAAGGAAACGGCAGGGCGCCTGGTCGGCAACGAGCGGCTGACCGCCGAGGGCCGCGGCGAGGCCGCGAAGGGCGATGCCCGCCAGGCCAAGGAGAAGATGAAGGACATGTTCAAGCGGTGA
- a CDS encoding adenylate kinase gives MQRILVVGVTGAGKSTLARTLSDRLGLPYHEMDALYFDGPDWATNDTFSEDVSALTAGPRWIIDSLGYPEVRDLLWNRADTVVWLDYPKRVIMPRVLRRSLRRTVTREALFGGNRETWRDWLSREHPAWWAWSQHATRHREVERRVHDPRFAPLDTLRFGHPDEASAWLASL, from the coding sequence GTGCAGCGGATCTTGGTGGTGGGTGTCACCGGCGCCGGCAAATCCACGCTCGCCCGGACCCTGAGCGACCGACTGGGCCTGCCGTACCACGAGATGGACGCGCTGTACTTCGACGGACCCGACTGGGCCACCAACGACACGTTCTCCGAGGACGTCTCGGCGCTCACCGCCGGACCGCGGTGGATCATCGACTCCCTCGGCTATCCGGAGGTCCGTGACCTGCTGTGGAACCGGGCCGACACCGTGGTGTGGCTGGACTACCCCAAACGCGTCATCATGCCCCGGGTGCTGCGCCGGTCCCTCCGGCGCACCGTCACACGCGAGGCCCTGTTCGGCGGCAACAGGGAGACCTGGAGGGACTGGCTGAGCCGGGAGCACCCCGCGTGGTGGGCCTGGTCGCAACACGCGACCCGGCACCGCGAAGTCGAGCGCCGTGTCCACGATCCCCGCTTCGCACCCCTCGACACCCTGCGCTTCGGCCACCCCGACGAGGCGTCAGCCTGGCTGGCATCCCTGTGA
- a CDS encoding alpha/beta fold hydrolase yields the protein MATIKNIVLVHGGFVDGSGWQGVYEHLTADGYRVAVVQNTTHSLAGDVAATRQILDGLDGPAVLVGHSYGGVVITEAGHHPNVAALAYIAAFAPDKGESVGSLIADPAPGAPVPPILPPQDGFLFLDRERFAASFAADVPAATAAFMADSQVPWGVGALDGAVSEPAWQTKPSWYLVATDDRMIPPAAQRAMSERVGATVTETPGSHAVYVSRPAVVAAVIARAAHGLDAHS from the coding sequence ATGGCAACGATCAAGAACATCGTGCTCGTGCACGGCGGCTTCGTGGACGGATCGGGCTGGCAGGGGGTCTACGAGCACCTGACCGCTGACGGCTACCGGGTGGCCGTCGTCCAGAACACGACCCACTCGCTGGCCGGGGACGTCGCCGCCACCCGCCAGATCCTGGACGGCCTCGACGGCCCGGCCGTGCTGGTCGGCCACTCCTACGGCGGGGTCGTCATCACCGAGGCCGGCCACCACCCGAACGTCGCCGCGCTCGCCTACATCGCCGCGTTCGCTCCGGACAAGGGCGAGTCGGTCGGCTCCCTGATCGCCGATCCGGCGCCCGGTGCGCCGGTCCCGCCGATCCTGCCGCCCCAGGACGGCTTCCTCTTCCTGGACCGGGAGCGCTTCGCGGCTTCCTTCGCCGCCGACGTCCCCGCAGCGACGGCCGCGTTCATGGCCGACTCGCAGGTCCCCTGGGGCGTCGGCGCCCTCGACGGGGCGGTCTCCGAACCGGCCTGGCAGACCAAGCCGTCGTGGTACCTGGTCGCCACCGACGACCGCATGATCCCGCCGGCCGCCCAGCGCGCCATGTCCGAGCGGGTCGGGGCGACGGTCACCGAGACCCCCGGCAGCCACGCCGTCTACGTCTCCCGCCCGGCCGTCGTGGCGGCCGTCATCGCCCGGGCCGCGCACGGCCTCGACGCCCACTCCTGA
- a CDS encoding XRE family transcriptional regulator gives MSETELPGFGEVLRGHRRAARLTLEQLAEVSGVSARTLSDMERGRSKGPQARTVTALADALKLAGSGRARLIELARDGRLRDHWTRRSGLCELPRSVEDFTGRGEELVWLSELVYAESSPGVGVVGLVTGSAGLGKTTFAVRAAHSVRPSFPDGVLFLDLFGMSQRPLAADAALRLLLRALGVADQHLPADPHERASLYRSLLRDRRVLVVLDNAASEEQVRPLLPGGGASRALITTRRLLAGLEGVRRLALGPLPLPESTELLTGILGERSARDEESTLARLAELCGGLPLALRIIGNRLLSRPDWDAAHLAARLADEERRLEQFKAGDLKIANAFGMSYEQLADSTRRVFRNLAVVPGRDLDAALTAVVGGMPLADAWDALDELVDLGLLQDGAAGRYRFHDLVRLFARDRLQEEESASGREMLEERVTSWLLRMATMSGRWFEPGYGRPDRPDPDLAVPSSMEEADGWLRVNVDNWLGALRAAAGGGRHSLVLDCAESMHWFSDRWAHGPHWHEVFTLGAEAAGALGDPAQGATQLNYLAWVHSVPPGDPEAILRYAGEALELANRAGATAQIAWAHEYTAEALLLLGRRDAAIESSSRAAQMFRSIRDIDSYVQSNAAITKCLFDDGRYAEALERYLGLLAVLDDPGSGMAPSVVVHSRPLALLRIGACLRHLGRRAEAITALGEGIGLVDELGAADYRQADALETLASLLAEEGRTDESRRAYERAAQVFDSFGDATASGRCRALASASAPA, from the coding sequence ATGAGCGAGACGGAGCTCCCCGGTTTCGGGGAGGTGCTACGGGGCCACCGCCGCGCGGCGCGGCTGACGCTGGAGCAGCTGGCCGAGGTATCGGGCGTCAGCGCCCGGACCCTGTCGGACATGGAGCGCGGACGGAGCAAGGGACCCCAGGCCCGGACCGTGACGGCCCTGGCGGACGCGCTGAAGCTGGCCGGGAGCGGCCGCGCGAGGCTGATCGAGCTGGCGCGCGACGGTCGGCTGCGGGACCACTGGACGCGGCGCAGCGGGCTGTGCGAACTGCCCCGATCGGTCGAGGACTTCACCGGCCGCGGCGAGGAACTGGTCTGGCTGAGCGAGCTGGTGTACGCCGAGAGTTCGCCGGGCGTCGGTGTCGTGGGGCTCGTCACCGGTTCCGCCGGACTGGGCAAGACCACGTTCGCCGTCCGTGCCGCGCATTCCGTGCGGCCGAGCTTTCCGGACGGAGTACTGTTCCTGGACCTGTTCGGCATGTCCCAGCGGCCCCTGGCCGCCGACGCCGCGCTACGGCTGCTGCTGCGGGCGCTCGGCGTCGCCGACCAGCACCTCCCGGCCGACCCCCACGAGCGCGCCTCCTTGTACCGCTCGCTGCTGAGGGACAGGCGTGTCCTGGTCGTCCTCGACAACGCGGCCTCCGAGGAGCAGGTGCGCCCGCTGCTGCCGGGAGGAGGCGCGAGCAGGGCGCTGATCACCACGCGGCGGTTGCTGGCGGGGTTGGAGGGGGTCCGCAGACTCGCCCTGGGCCCCCTGCCGTTGCCGGAGTCCACGGAACTGCTGACCGGCATCCTGGGCGAGCGCTCGGCACGGGACGAGGAATCGACGCTCGCCCGGCTCGCCGAGTTGTGCGGAGGGCTGCCCCTGGCGCTGCGGATCATCGGCAACCGGCTGCTCAGCCGCCCCGACTGGGACGCCGCGCACCTCGCCGCCCGGCTGGCCGACGAGGAGCGTCGCCTGGAGCAGTTCAAGGCCGGCGACCTCAAGATCGCCAACGCCTTCGGAATGTCGTACGAGCAGCTCGCCGACTCCACGCGCCGGGTGTTCCGTAACCTCGCCGTGGTACCCGGCCGGGATCTCGACGCCGCTCTGACGGCCGTCGTCGGCGGGATGCCGCTCGCGGACGCCTGGGACGCCCTCGACGAGCTCGTCGACCTGGGCCTGCTGCAGGACGGCGCCGCGGGCCGATACCGGTTCCACGACCTCGTCCGCCTGTTCGCGCGCGACCGGCTCCAGGAGGAGGAGAGCGCGAGCGGACGCGAGATGCTGGAGGAGAGGGTGACGTCCTGGCTGCTGCGGATGGCGACGATGTCCGGGCGGTGGTTCGAGCCCGGCTACGGCCGGCCCGACCGGCCCGATCCCGATCTCGCCGTCCCGTCCTCCATGGAGGAGGCCGACGGGTGGCTGCGGGTCAACGTGGACAACTGGCTCGGAGCGCTCCGCGCGGCGGCGGGTGGCGGCCGGCACTCCCTCGTCCTCGACTGCGCGGAGTCGATGCACTGGTTCTCCGACCGGTGGGCGCACGGCCCGCACTGGCACGAGGTCTTCACTCTGGGAGCGGAGGCCGCCGGCGCCCTCGGCGACCCGGCGCAGGGGGCGACCCAGCTGAACTACCTGGCCTGGGTCCACTCGGTGCCGCCCGGTGACCCGGAGGCGATCCTGCGGTACGCGGGCGAGGCGCTGGAGCTGGCCAACCGGGCCGGTGCCACCGCGCAGATCGCCTGGGCACACGAGTACACCGCGGAGGCACTCCTGCTGCTCGGCCGGCGCGACGCGGCGATCGAGTCGTCCTCGCGGGCGGCGCAGATGTTCCGGTCCATCAGGGACATCGACTCCTACGTCCAGAGCAACGCCGCCATCACCAAGTGCCTTTTCGACGACGGGCGCTACGCCGAGGCGTTGGAGCGCTACCTCGGGCTGCTCGCCGTGCTGGACGACCCCGGGTCGGGGATGGCGCCGAGCGTCGTCGTGCACAGTCGGCCGTTGGCACTGCTGCGCATCGGCGCCTGCCTGCGGCACCTGGGGCGTCGAGCGGAGGCGATCACCGCGCTCGGCGAGGGGATCGGCCTCGTGGACGAGCTCGGGGCGGCCGACTACCGGCAGGCGGACGCCCTGGAGACCCTGGCTTCCCTGCTGGCCGAAGAAGGCCGCACGGACGAGAGCCGCCGCGCCTACGAACGGGCGGCGCAGGTCTTCGACTCCTTCGGTGACGCCACGGCCAGCGGTCGCTGCCGGGCCCTGGCGAGTGCCTCGGCCCCTGCCTGA
- a CDS encoding FAD-dependent monooxygenase, with protein sequence MKVTVVGGGIAGLTCALSLHAAGFEPRVYEAARTIEAVGVGINLLPHAVRELSGLGLDRELDSVALPPARLSYRDRAGEVVWEEPLGRAAGYRWPQYSVHRGALQMLLLSAVRGRLGPDAVRTGLLFQRYEETSGGVRAHFLDRSSGLPVTDDADVLVGADGIDSSVRARLFPREGPPKGNGVHMWRGVASHPQLLDGRSIVVAGGTPGAKFVAYPIEDPATAGGDALVNWVLEVRHGPSAPPAEGPGRRVTEAEARAGLSPWRLPWIDVTALAERSSAIFEYPMLDRDPLTRWSFGRVTLLGDAAHPMYPMGMNGGSQSVVDTRVLAWCLARDDDPVTALRRYDRMRRPVVNAIVLANRNLGPEEIIARAEEHGAALPAGRARSIATHYKKLGGATVAQVNADSSWTVRATATDRE encoded by the coding sequence ATGAAAGTGACCGTCGTCGGCGGCGGTATCGCCGGGTTGACCTGTGCGCTGAGCCTGCACGCCGCCGGCTTCGAGCCACGGGTGTACGAAGCCGCCCGGACGATCGAGGCGGTCGGCGTGGGCATCAACCTGCTGCCGCACGCCGTCCGGGAACTCTCCGGACTCGGCCTGGACCGCGAGCTGGACTCCGTCGCGCTGCCCCCGGCCCGGCTGAGCTACCGCGACCGGGCGGGCGAGGTGGTCTGGGAGGAGCCTTTGGGGCGCGCTGCCGGGTACCGCTGGCCGCAGTACTCCGTCCACCGCGGGGCTCTGCAGATGCTGCTGCTGTCGGCGGTGCGCGGGCGGCTGGGGCCGGACGCGGTCCGTACCGGCCTGCTCTTCCAGAGGTACGAGGAGACCTCGGGTGGCGTTCGCGCGCACTTCCTGGACCGGTCGAGCGGGCTGCCCGTGACCGATGACGCCGACGTACTGGTCGGGGCCGACGGCATCGACTCCTCGGTCCGCGCCCGCCTCTTCCCGCGCGAGGGCCCCCCGAAGGGGAACGGCGTCCACATGTGGCGCGGGGTCGCGTCCCACCCGCAGCTCCTCGACGGCCGTTCGATCGTGGTGGCCGGGGGCACCCCGGGCGCGAAGTTCGTCGCCTACCCGATCGAGGACCCCGCGACCGCCGGCGGCGATGCCCTGGTGAACTGGGTGCTGGAGGTCCGGCACGGGCCGTCCGCCCCGCCGGCGGAAGGTCCCGGCCGTCGGGTCACCGAGGCCGAGGCCCGCGCCGGGCTGTCGCCTTGGCGGTTGCCCTGGATCGACGTCACGGCGCTCGCCGAGCGCTCCTCGGCGATCTTCGAGTACCCGATGCTCGACCGCGATCCCCTGACCCGCTGGAGCTTCGGGCGGGTCACCCTCCTCGGCGACGCGGCACACCCCATGTACCCCATGGGCATGAACGGAGGATCGCAGTCCGTCGTCGACACCCGCGTACTGGCCTGGTGCCTGGCCCGGGACGACGATCCCGTGACCGCGCTGCGCCGCTACGACCGGATGCGCCGGCCGGTGGTCAACGCGATCGTACTGGCCAACCGCAACCTGGGGCCGGAAGAGATCATCGCGCGGGCCGAGGAGCACGGCGCAGCCCTGCCCGCCGGGCGGGCTCGGTCGATCGCGACCCACTACAAGAAGCTGGGCGGGGCCACCGTGGCCCAGGTCAACGCCGACTCGTCCTGGACCGTCCGGGCCACCGCCACCGACCGGGAGTGA
- a CDS encoding LysR family transcriptional regulator yields MELRTLEYFVAVAEERSFTKAAARCHVVQPAISQQIQALEKELGEPLFERLPRQVVLTSGGVALLPHARACLAAAASAVLEFADRSGLLSGSLSLGTVGGLEGTLVPSLLGEYHRRHPRVAVSLRGASSPALVAKVREGEIDAAVVAGPPDGEPAGVASRVLLEDRIVAVLPAGSRSAELANLPMTLDELVRGPVISYGPDSGVHAYIREAFAARRLRLDIAYATNDVALQLALVAEGIGIALTSHASPVLVADPRFAVVPLEPAIRLRKVFVWRAGARASAPLRALLDLWTELSA; encoded by the coding sequence ATGGAGCTCCGTACCCTTGAGTACTTCGTCGCGGTGGCGGAGGAGCGGTCGTTCACGAAGGCGGCGGCCCGGTGCCATGTGGTGCAGCCCGCGATCAGCCAGCAGATCCAGGCCCTGGAGAAGGAGCTGGGTGAGCCCCTGTTCGAACGGCTGCCCCGGCAGGTGGTCCTCACCTCCGGCGGCGTCGCCCTGCTGCCGCACGCCCGGGCCTGCCTGGCGGCGGCCGCGTCCGCGGTGCTGGAGTTCGCCGACCGTTCCGGTCTGCTCAGCGGCTCGCTCTCGCTGGGGACGGTCGGCGGTCTTGAAGGCACGCTCGTGCCAAGCCTGTTGGGGGAGTACCACCGGCGCCATCCCCGGGTCGCGGTGAGTCTCAGGGGGGCGTCGAGCCCCGCCCTGGTCGCGAAGGTGCGCGAGGGGGAGATCGACGCGGCCGTGGTCGCGGGACCGCCGGACGGCGAGCCCGCCGGCGTCGCCTCGCGCGTGCTCCTGGAGGACCGGATCGTCGCCGTCCTCCCTGCCGGAAGCCGGTCCGCGGAGCTGGCGAACCTTCCGATGACCCTCGACGAGTTGGTCCGCGGGCCCGTCATCAGCTACGGCCCCGACAGCGGTGTGCACGCGTACATCCGCGAGGCCTTCGCCGCGAGGCGACTGCGGCTGGACATCGCCTACGCGACGAACGACGTCGCCCTCCAACTCGCCCTGGTCGCCGAGGGCATCGGCATCGCCCTCACCTCCCATGCCAGTCCGGTCCTGGTCGCGGACCCGCGGTTCGCCGTCGTGCCGCTGGAGCCGGCCATCCGATTGCGGAAGGTGTTCGTATGGCGCGCGGGCGCCCGGGCGAGTGCGCCGCTCAGGGCGTTGCTCGACCTGTGGACCGAACTGTCCGCGTGA
- a CDS encoding UDP-N-acetylmuramoyl-L-alanyl-D-glutamate--2,6-diaminopimelate ligase, whose product MQLSGLLTGHEHHVIQGDSASTRITAATTFDVDRVVPGSLFIAVPGHRGGGPAAIGAALARGAVAVLVDAAGVATVPPRRELPPAVCVVQVADTRKAAAVASSRYFGEPGRHMDVVAVTGTNGKTSISYMVESLLRISEGASVGVIGTAGSRIGDEVIPMPPSVLTTPESPDLQYLLGRMRDRATSSVVLEATSMALQTYRMDRTFVDVGVFTNLTQDHLDDHGTMDRYTNAKLRLFQGLCRHAVVNVDDAVGAGIRAMMPGAVTTYGIDTEADFHASDLVADASGTRFTLHHAGRAHPAAIPVPGRFSVSNALAAVAACRVLGHDLVGLVAALAQMPPVPGRFERFVTPAGTSVIVDYAHSPDSLDKVLTAIRGFARGRVITVFGCGGDRDTTKRAEMGRIAGTHSDLCVLTSDNPRTEDPEAILDQVAPGIAATGTPYERSPDRRTAIGFALAAARPDDIVLIAGKGSEPHQIVGEELLPFSDMATVRDLAGTEPGGAVR is encoded by the coding sequence GTGCAGTTGAGCGGGTTGCTGACCGGCCACGAGCACCACGTCATCCAGGGGGACTCCGCCTCGACGCGGATCACCGCGGCCACGACCTTCGACGTCGACCGGGTCGTGCCGGGCTCGCTCTTCATCGCCGTACCCGGTCACCGCGGAGGCGGCCCCGCCGCCATCGGTGCGGCGCTCGCGCGCGGGGCGGTGGCCGTACTCGTCGACGCGGCGGGAGTCGCCACCGTGCCCCCGCGACGGGAGCTGCCGCCCGCGGTGTGCGTCGTACAGGTGGCCGACACCCGCAAGGCCGCCGCCGTCGCCTCCTCCCGCTACTTCGGCGAGCCGGGGCGGCACATGGACGTGGTGGCGGTCACCGGGACCAACGGGAAGACCTCCATCTCGTACATGGTCGAGTCGCTGCTGCGGATCTCCGAAGGCGCCTCGGTGGGCGTCATCGGAACGGCGGGCAGCAGGATCGGCGACGAGGTGATCCCGATGCCGCCCTCGGTGCTGACCACTCCGGAATCGCCCGACCTGCAGTACCTCCTGGGCCGCATGCGCGACCGGGCCACGAGCAGCGTGGTGCTGGAGGCCACCTCGATGGCGCTGCAGACGTACCGGATGGACCGTACGTTCGTCGACGTCGGCGTCTTCACCAATCTGACCCAGGACCACCTGGACGACCACGGCACGATGGACCGCTACACGAACGCCAAACTCCGGCTGTTCCAGGGGCTGTGCCGGCACGCGGTGGTCAACGTGGACGACGCCGTGGGAGCCGGGATCCGGGCGATGATGCCGGGGGCGGTGACGACGTACGGGATCGACACGGAGGCCGACTTCCACGCCTCGGACCTGGTCGCGGACGCGTCCGGCACCCGGTTCACCCTGCACCACGCGGGCCGGGCCCACCCCGCGGCCATCCCGGTGCCGGGCCGGTTCTCGGTGTCCAACGCGCTGGCGGCCGTGGCGGCTTGCCGGGTCCTGGGGCACGACCTGGTCGGGCTGGTCGCCGCGCTCGCGCAGATGCCGCCGGTACCGGGCCGGTTCGAACGCTTCGTGACCCCCGCCGGCACGTCGGTGATCGTGGACTACGCCCACTCCCCCGACTCGCTCGACAAGGTGCTCACGGCCATCCGGGGTTTCGCCCGCGGCCGGGTCATCACCGTCTTCGGCTGCGGCGGTGACCGGGACACGACCAAGCGGGCCGAGATGGGCCGGATCGCCGGAACCCACTCCGACCTGTGCGTCCTGACCTCGGACAACCCCCGCACCGAGGACCCCGAGGCGATCCTGGACCAGGTCGCCCCCGGCATCGCGGCCACCGGCACCCCGTACGAGCGCTCCCCCGACCGCCGCACGGCCATCGGGTTCGCGCTCGCCGCCGCACGGCCCGACGACATCGTCCTGATCGCCGGAAAGGGCAGCGAACCGCACCAGATCGTGGGCGAGGAACTCCTGCCGTTCAGCGACATGGCGACCGTCCGCGATCTCGCCGGGACCGAACCGGGCGGCGCCGTCCGGTAG
- a CDS encoding DUF4232 domain-containing protein gives MQYTAGVRRTASVLAAAAAAAALMTGCTPSGDAGAAGEPSQSVQSPVPGATAGGSGAGGTGSAKPAASVSPTVSGGKAKPCTSDDVKVTEARQAAVRPPGTGTGAAIVAVANVSKSTCTLQGFPTVAGAGNGSPDKNVPLTTAHSGSATLVSLAPGARAWTKLTFVNVQGEADGYCESGATPASFPTLVVGVPGAGAHQTALDDGVLALCDNKATVTAYAATKPS, from the coding sequence ATGCAGTACACAGCAGGCGTCCGGCGGACCGCGTCCGTGCTGGCGGCCGCGGCCGCGGCCGCCGCCCTGATGACCGGCTGCACGCCGTCCGGCGACGCCGGCGCGGCCGGCGAGCCTTCGCAGTCCGTGCAGTCGCCGGTTCCCGGGGCCACCGCGGGCGGCAGCGGCGCCGGCGGCACGGGCTCGGCGAAGCCGGCGGCCTCGGTCTCCCCCACCGTGTCCGGTGGCAAGGCGAAGCCCTGCACGAGCGACGACGTGAAGGTCACGGAGGCCCGCCAGGCTGCCGTCCGGCCGCCTGGCACGGGAACCGGCGCCGCGATCGTCGCCGTCGCCAACGTCTCGAAGAGCACCTGCACGCTGCAGGGCTTCCCCACCGTCGCGGGTGCGGGCAACGGATCCCCGGACAAGAACGTGCCGCTCACGACGGCCCACAGCGGCTCGGCGACCTTGGTGTCCCTGGCTCCGGGCGCCCGCGCCTGGACCAAACTGACGTTCGTCAACGTGCAGGGCGAGGCCGACGGATACTGCGAGTCCGGCGCCACGCCCGCCTCCTTCCCCACGCTCGTCGTCGGGGTCCCGGGCGCGGGCGCGCACCAGACCGCCCTCGACGACGGAGTCCTCGCCCTGTGCGACAACAAGGCGACGGTCACGGCCTATGCGGCGACGAAGCCCTCGTAA
- a CDS encoding DUF3817 domain-containing protein: MHPPSRLLRLSAPVELLSLSVLLVNVAFLHQEAVASAIGPLHGCAYLIALIAAAREAGPDRTVTLLAVIPGIGGMLALRRLAAPARTAPH, encoded by the coding sequence ATGCACCCGCCCAGCCGACTCCTGCGCCTCAGCGCGCCCGTCGAACTCCTCTCCCTGTCGGTGCTGCTCGTCAACGTCGCCTTCCTGCACCAGGAGGCGGTCGCCTCGGCGATCGGCCCCCTCCACGGCTGCGCCTACCTGATCGCCCTCATCGCGGCCGCGCGGGAGGCCGGCCCGGACCGCACCGTCACGCTCCTCGCCGTGATCCCCGGCATCGGGGGCATGCTCGCCCTGCGCCGCCTGGCCGCGCCCGCGCGTACCGCTCCGCACTGA